The Methylomusa anaerophila genome has a segment encoding these proteins:
- a CDS encoding HD domain-containing protein — MVNLDKLLEFASPFYSNKDEMHNLSHIYRMIKAAQSLMKYYKGQVNGDLIIYGSYFHGLIDCQEEPIREYLASRGIPPEQVDKIVQVSWESKKDQIPNSLEGKILHDAHLIEGGKTYLIVKSLITGTVRGQSLEQTIKYIEKNILGKASCFLPEAQSIYSEKEGFARQFLDDLQAGL; from the coding sequence ATGGTTAACTTGGATAAGCTTCTGGAGTTTGCATCTCCGTTTTACAGCAACAAGGATGAGATGCATAATCTTTCCCATATATACAGAATGATCAAAGCAGCTCAAAGTCTAATGAAATATTATAAAGGGCAGGTTAATGGAGATTTAATTATATACGGGAGTTATTTTCACGGACTTATTGACTGCCAGGAAGAGCCAATAAGAGAATATCTCGCAAGCCGAGGCATACCGCCAGAACAGGTCGATAAAATCGTTCAAGTTTCTTGGGAATCCAAAAAAGACCAGATCCCGAATTCTCTGGAAGGCAAGATCCTTCATGATGCCCATTTAATCGAAGGCGGGAAAACGTATTTGATAGTAAAATCGCTGATTACAGGCACTGTAAGGGGACAAAGTTTGGAACAGACCATTAAGTATATTGAAAAAAATATTTTGGGCAAGGCGTCTTGCTTTCTGCCGGAGGCACAAAGCATTTACAGCGAGAAGGAGGGTTTTGCCCGCCAGTTTCTTGATGATTTGCAAGCAGGGCTGTGA
- a CDS encoding pyruvate kinase alpha/beta domain-containing protein, with product MYWKSAGVIHTEKTVELALRKAEEYGIKSIVVASNSGKTAELFAGKVENVVCVTHANGFKEPGVHELAPEQRELLTGKNVRILTTTHVLSGAERGISRKFGGIYPVEIIANTLKIFGQGVKVTVEIAVMALDAGLIPFGEDIIAIGGTGKGADTAVVIRPAHAANILDTYIAEIICKP from the coding sequence TTGTATTGGAAATCTGCAGGCGTTATTCATACTGAAAAAACAGTGGAATTAGCATTGCGAAAAGCTGAGGAATATGGCATCAAGTCAATTGTGGTGGCGTCCAACAGCGGCAAAACGGCTGAATTGTTTGCGGGAAAAGTTGAGAACGTGGTATGTGTTACTCATGCCAACGGTTTTAAAGAGCCGGGCGTACATGAACTGGCTCCTGAACAACGTGAGCTGCTGACTGGGAAAAATGTAAGAATATTGACAACCACTCATGTGTTATCAGGGGCAGAGCGGGGAATTAGCCGGAAATTCGGCGGGATTTATCCCGTTGAGATCATAGCGAATACGCTCAAAATCTTTGGCCAGGGGGTTAAGGTTACCGTGGAGATTGCCGTCATGGCCCTTGATGCAGGGTTAATTCCCTTTGGCGAAGACATCATTGCCATTGGCGGTACCGGTAAGGGCGCCGATACGGCCGTGGTGATACGCCCGGCGCATGCCGCCAATATATTGGACACTTACATTGCAGAAATAATTTGTAAACCGTAA
- a CDS encoding epoxyqueuosine reductase — protein sequence MDSKHLETRIKNKAYELGYDLCGIIKADPIAEYVTALDERIVRYPEYRHLYDDLYEFAYPQDRAAWAKSIIVCIRRYGKYKIPEKMSKYIGKLYLFDSRLEYSQEYSNTKAFDSFLKDAGLLMHKDGVAARWAAVKAGLGVFGKNNFIYTQFGSWVRINTWIVDKEMEYDEPANKSSICPPNCRKCIDACPTQALCEPFMMNRGICVAELSYYPTGLTPAHLRVKMGTWLYGCDVCQNVCPLNKNRWDAGNTFPRVDELAEYITLEKIAEMDEGTFFSIVQPRFSYIKKDGLWIWKCNALRAMVNSNDENYHKYIIKACNDSNENIRNMAIWGRDKLGL from the coding sequence ATGGATTCAAAACATTTAGAAACAAGAATTAAAAATAAGGCATATGAATTAGGGTATGACTTATGCGGGATAATTAAAGCCGATCCCATTGCTGAATATGTGACTGCTCTTGATGAGCGTATTGTACGTTATCCCGAATATCGGCACTTATATGACGATCTTTATGAGTTTGCTTACCCGCAAGACCGGGCTGCGTGGGCAAAATCTATAATTGTCTGCATCCGAAGATATGGTAAATACAAGATTCCGGAAAAAATGAGCAAATACATCGGTAAACTATATTTATTTGACAGCAGACTGGAATATTCACAGGAATACTCCAATACTAAAGCATTCGATTCCTTTTTGAAAGATGCTGGCCTGCTTATGCACAAAGACGGCGTTGCAGCGCGTTGGGCGGCAGTAAAAGCAGGCTTGGGTGTTTTTGGCAAAAACAATTTTATATACACCCAATTCGGGTCATGGGTACGGATAAATACATGGATAGTTGATAAGGAAATGGAATATGATGAACCGGCCAATAAAAGCAGTATCTGTCCGCCCAATTGCAGAAAATGCATAGATGCCTGTCCGACGCAGGCTTTGTGCGAACCGTTCATGATGAACAGAGGTATTTGCGTGGCAGAGCTCTCCTATTATCCAACTGGACTTACACCTGCGCATTTAAGGGTTAAAATGGGAACATGGCTGTATGGGTGTGATGTCTGTCAGAATGTTTGCCCTTTGAATAAGAACAGATGGGATGCTGGCAATACCTTTCCCAGGGTGGACGAATTGGCTGAATATATAACCCTGGAGAAAATCGCAGAGATGGATGAAGGAACGTTTTTCAGCATTGTGCAGCCGAGGTTCTCGTATATAAAAAAAGACGGCCTCTGGATTTGGAAATGCAACGCTTTACGGGCCATGGTGAACAGTAATGATGAAAATTATCATAAGTATATTATCAAGGCCTGCAATGACAGTAATGAAAATATTAGAAACATGGCTATTTGGGGCCGTGATAAATTAGGGTTGTAA
- a CDS encoding methyltransferase domain-containing protein, with product MGDWNPDSYLKFEKERTQPVKDLAARIEIEEPSRILDIGCGPGNSTKELKIKWPKAYIIGLDNSPNMIEKAKANLPDIEWVPADASTDLTHLGKFDIVFSNAAIQWIPNHESLLRKLFFMLNAKGVLAIQIPNVSEMAINKALKTTVSNKKWEKYLESAKQQIFYYSPQFYYDILCKLTPVVYLWRTNYYHVMSSHRNIIDWYKSTGMRPYLDELPNDNLRAEFANDVLKIVEKEYEVQKDGNILFPFTRIFFTAYNLK from the coding sequence GTGGGGGATTGGAATCCGGACTCATACTTGAAGTTTGAGAAAGAACGCACGCAACCTGTTAAGGATTTAGCGGCGAGAATCGAAATAGAGGAACCTTCACGTATACTGGATATTGGCTGTGGTCCCGGAAATAGTACCAAAGAGCTTAAAATTAAGTGGCCCAAAGCTTATATTATCGGCTTAGATAATTCACCCAATATGATAGAAAAGGCAAAGGCCAATTTACCGGATATAGAATGGGTTCCAGCGGATGCAAGCACAGATTTAACGCATTTGGGGAAATTTGATATCGTTTTTTCGAATGCGGCAATTCAGTGGATTCCAAATCATGAAAGTTTACTTCGCAAACTGTTTTTCATGCTTAATGCAAAAGGAGTCTTAGCAATACAGATTCCCAATGTCAGCGAGATGGCAATCAATAAAGCGCTTAAAACGACAGTAAGTAATAAAAAGTGGGAAAAATACCTGGAATCAGCTAAACAGCAGATATTTTATTACTCGCCGCAATTTTATTATGATATTCTATGCAAATTAACGCCGGTGGTTTATTTATGGCGAACAAACTACTATCATGTCATGAGCAGCCACCGGAATATAATTGATTGGTATAAATCTACAGGAATGAGACCTTATCTTGATGAATTGCCAAACGATAATCTAAGAGCTGAATTCGCCAATGATGTGCTGAAGATTGTTGAAAAGGAATATGAAGTTCAGAAAGACGGGAACATATTATTTCCCTTTACGAGGATATTTTTTACAGCCTATAATTTAAAATGA
- a CDS encoding GNAT family N-acetyltransferase gives MLIRKLDETDFPGYVQLQGTAYPGFYSIVPFPHQEMEERFIQLQKEDPIRKFYGVFQDGGLVGGMQLYDFTLRFHDTRIPLGGIGSVATDFLHKKKKVAKEIITFFINHYRSKEYVLAALHPFRPDFYKKMGFGYGTKTNLYRVKPESLPHGHTKQNLRFCTKQDIPLLVSCHNRVSAKTHGMIEQDSVMMERFFRDPGIRVIGYGQDGQLRGYVAFKFVPEPGKSPMIYDMEIIEMIYETPAATQELFSCLHSQSDQVRSIYLHTQDESFHYLLADPRNGTENLLPCIAHECNKQGLGIMYRVINIKGIFQVLREHDFGHQSCKLRIDVEDNFYPANSGAVILHCNCGRATVSEENDYEVAMSLNIGEFSSLLMGAVTVKQLCRHGLAVISDQSYLEIINQMFMVEEKPVCTVRF, from the coding sequence ATGCTAATTCGTAAACTCGATGAGACGGATTTTCCTGGTTATGTTCAATTGCAGGGAACCGCTTATCCCGGCTTCTATTCAATTGTGCCTTTCCCACATCAGGAGATGGAAGAACGATTCATACAGCTTCAGAAGGAGGATCCTATCCGAAAATTTTATGGTGTATTCCAAGACGGCGGTTTGGTCGGCGGCATGCAATTGTACGATTTTACCCTCCGGTTTCACGACACCAGAATCCCGTTGGGAGGCATAGGCTCAGTAGCTACGGATTTTCTCCATAAGAAAAAAAAAGTCGCCAAAGAAATTATCACTTTTTTTATAAATCATTACCGGAGCAAGGAGTATGTTTTGGCGGCACTGCACCCATTCCGGCCTGATTTCTATAAAAAAATGGGCTTTGGCTACGGCACCAAAACGAATTTATACCGGGTAAAACCGGAAAGTCTGCCCCACGGCCATACAAAGCAGAATCTAAGATTCTGCACCAAGCAGGACATCCCGTTACTGGTGTCTTGCCATAACCGTGTTTCTGCCAAGACACACGGCATGATTGAACAGGATTCCGTCATGATGGAGAGGTTTTTTCGTGATCCGGGGATTAGGGTGATAGGCTATGGACAAGATGGGCAGCTTCGGGGGTATGTTGCCTTCAAATTTGTACCGGAGCCGGGGAAATCCCCCATGATTTATGACATGGAAATCATCGAAATGATCTATGAAACCCCGGCAGCGACGCAGGAACTGTTTTCCTGTTTGCACAGTCAGTCCGACCAGGTACGTTCTATTTATTTACACACCCAGGATGAATCATTTCATTACTTGCTGGCTGATCCTCGCAATGGTACGGAAAATTTGCTGCCATGTATTGCTCATGAATGCAATAAGCAAGGATTGGGGATCATGTATCGGGTTATTAACATCAAAGGTATTTTTCAAGTGCTGCGAGAGCACGACTTTGGCCATCAGAGCTGTAAATTGAGAATTGATGTTGAAGACAACTTTTATCCTGCTAACTCGGGGGCTGTCATTCTCCACTGCAATTGCGGCAGGGCTACCGTTTCGGAAGAGAATGATTATGAGGTGGCCATGTCGCTGAACATCGGCGAATTCTCCTCACTTTTAATGGGCGCAGTCACTGTGAAACAACTTTGCCGGCATGGGTTGGCGGTGATTTCAGACCAATCCTATCTGGAAATAATTAATCAGATGTTTATGGTGGAAGAAAAGCCGGTTTGCACAGTTAGATTCTGA
- a CDS encoding aldo/keto reductase, which yields MLYRQIGKTGQKASILGFGCMRLPVINGKNHLIDEEKATAMVDYALRNGVNYFDTAYVYHSEIQFHAGMSEVFLGKALKHERKNIYLATKLPSWLIKTRDDMDRYLDHQLERLQTDHIDFYLLHGMNADKWKILSNLDVTGFLEAALADGRIKYAGFSFHDQFPLFREIVDSYDWSFCQIQYNYMDENYQAGRQGLQYAAAKDLGIIIMEPLRGGSLTARLPANVQKIWDAADIGRTPAEWALRFLWDKPEINVVLSGMTEMEHVVENIRIASEGIAQSLTDKELALIQEVKSIYQARTKVDCTGCHYCMPCPQGVNIPICFLQLNNALIYNDHKTARLRYNNFLKEQQRASNCVKCGRCEEACPQHIPIKDMLKEVVLELENTG from the coding sequence GTGCTGTACAGACAAATTGGCAAGACCGGGCAGAAAGCCTCCATACTTGGTTTTGGCTGCATGCGTTTACCTGTAATCAACGGTAAGAACCACCTTATTGACGAAGAGAAAGCGACCGCTATGGTGGATTACGCGCTCCGTAATGGTGTTAATTATTTCGATACTGCCTATGTCTACCACTCGGAAATTCAATTTCATGCCGGCATGAGCGAAGTTTTTCTGGGAAAAGCCCTAAAACATGAACGGAAAAATATTTACTTGGCGACTAAGCTGCCCTCTTGGTTAATTAAGACCAGGGACGACATGGACCGTTATCTCGACCACCAACTGGAAAGGCTGCAAACCGATCATATTGATTTTTATCTGCTGCACGGCATGAATGCCGATAAGTGGAAGATTCTCAGTAATTTGGATGTCACGGGTTTTTTAGAAGCTGCCCTCGCGGATGGCAGGATAAAATATGCCGGGTTTTCCTTTCACGATCAATTCCCGCTGTTTAGGGAAATCGTGGATTCCTATGACTGGTCTTTCTGCCAGATACAATATAATTATATGGATGAAAACTATCAAGCCGGGCGCCAGGGATTGCAATATGCCGCGGCTAAGGATTTAGGGATAATCATTATGGAACCCTTACGCGGCGGAAGTTTAACCGCAAGACTGCCGGCAAATGTACAAAAAATTTGGGATGCGGCAGATATTGGAAGAACTCCTGCGGAATGGGCATTGCGGTTTCTCTGGGACAAGCCGGAAATTAATGTGGTGCTTAGCGGCATGACGGAAATGGAGCATGTCGTGGAGAATATCAGGATTGCCAGCGAAGGAATTGCCCAGTCATTGACTGATAAGGAACTGGCGCTGATTCAGGAAGTAAAAAGCATATACCAGGCCCGGACCAAGGTTGATTGCACCGGCTGCCATTACTGTATGCCATGTCCCCAGGGCGTGAACATTCCTATTTGTTTTCTGCAATTAAATAACGCGCTTATTTACAATGATCACAAGACTGCCAGGCTCCGTTACAATAACTTCCTGAAAGAACAGCAAAGAGCATCCAACTGTGTGAAATGCGGCCGGTGTGAAGAGGCATGTCCACAACACATTCCTATTAAGGATATGCTCAAGGAAGTTGTTTTGGAATTGGAGAATACAGGCTGA
- the hisC gene encoding histidinol-phosphate transaminase yields the protein MSKYWSGLVRNIEPYVPGEQPKDKTYIKLNTNENPYPPSPKVLEAMKQAANENIRLYPTPTCDELRSCIAQYYGLTNKEQVFMGNGSDELLAFVFLAFFNPGSPILFPDITYSFYPVYASLFHIDYRPVPLDGNFSIPIKEFFKKNGGIIFPNPNAPTGKYITLGSIEDILKQNTNQVVVVDEAYIDFGGESAVKLINNYPNLLVVQTLSKSRSLAGLRVGFAMGHEDLIEGINRVKNSINSYTLDRVALAGAMASFADEEYFQNTRRKVIATREKTIFRLLEIGFTVIPSQANFIFISHPLTSAGDIYQQLREKGILVRYFNKPRIDNFLRVSIGSDEEMEYFLKALAEIIDAVCP from the coding sequence ATGAGTAAATACTGGAGTGGACTAGTTCGAAATATAGAGCCATATGTTCCAGGGGAACAACCCAAAGACAAAACCTATATAAAATTAAATACCAATGAGAATCCATACCCCCCATCGCCTAAGGTTCTGGAGGCTATGAAGCAGGCGGCAAATGAAAATATAAGATTGTATCCTACTCCTACCTGCGACGAACTGCGTTCATGTATTGCTCAATACTACGGACTGACTAATAAGGAACAAGTTTTTATGGGAAATGGTTCTGATGAGCTGCTGGCGTTTGTCTTTTTGGCGTTCTTCAACCCCGGTTCGCCTATTCTGTTTCCCGATATCACCTATAGCTTTTATCCTGTGTACGCCTCTTTGTTTCATATCGACTACAGGCCTGTTCCATTAGATGGAAATTTTTCCATTCCTATCAAAGAGTTTTTCAAGAAAAACGGCGGGATCATTTTTCCCAATCCCAATGCTCCTACCGGAAAATACATAACACTCGGATCCATTGAAGATATATTGAAGCAAAACACTAATCAAGTGGTTGTCGTTGACGAGGCTTACATTGATTTCGGCGGAGAGTCGGCAGTCAAACTGATCAACAACTACCCGAACCTCCTAGTCGTACAGACTCTTTCTAAATCCCGTTCGCTTGCCGGTTTACGGGTAGGGTTCGCCATGGGGCATGAAGATTTAATTGAAGGTATCAACCGAGTGAAGAATTCCATCAATTCCTATACTCTCGACCGCGTGGCGCTGGCCGGGGCGATGGCATCCTTTGCAGACGAGGAGTATTTTCAGAATACCCGGCGAAAGGTTATCGCTACAAGGGAAAAAACAATTTTTCGGCTGCTCGAAATAGGGTTTACTGTTATACCTTCGCAAGCGAATTTTATCTTTATCAGCCACCCGCTAACTTCCGCCGGCGATATCTATCAACAGTTAAGGGAGAAAGGTATTCTGGTAAGGTATTTTAACAAACCCAGGATCGACAACTTTTTAAGGGTGAGTATTGGTTCGGATGAGGAAATGGAGTATTTCTTGAAGGCGTTAGCGGAGATTATAGATGCTGTTTGTCCTTAA
- a CDS encoding MFS transporter, producing the protein MNFGNTQLIKFNSPVHYGWIVVLTTLLVLIIAAGVRSTPGVLIVPFEHYFGWNRAVISFALAINLLLYGLCGPFAAALMDIYGLRRVMALALLLIAAGAGLTPWMHAAWQLTVLWGMVIGTGSGFLSPVLGTVVANRWFVKRRGLVVGVFSAAGSAGQLIFLPLFSRLLEIYSWQIVTCFIAFSALLVMAIVGLIMRNNPSDVGLLPYGAEPASVVDSAAKDKTFALVFTGLKTALSRKDFWLLSGSFLVCGASSNGLIGTHFIPACMDHGMPEIIAAGLLSISGIFNLLGAVAAGWLSDKFDNRWLLFWFYVLRGTTLAWLPFELESAGFNLAIFIVLYGLDWAATIPPTIRLTTDLFGNRSGIVFGWMMTIHQLGAAVAAFSGGAFHIFFGSYQWSFIAGAILCLIAAGLVIKIRKF; encoded by the coding sequence ATGAATTTCGGCAATACGCAGCTCATAAAATTTAATAGTCCCGTCCACTATGGCTGGATTGTAGTGCTAACAACGCTACTGGTATTAATAATAGCGGCAGGCGTCCGTTCTACGCCCGGCGTGCTTATCGTCCCCTTTGAACATTATTTTGGCTGGAACCGGGCTGTAATCAGTTTTGCTCTGGCGATAAATCTGTTGCTGTATGGCCTGTGCGGCCCTTTTGCCGCCGCATTGATGGATATATATGGGCTTCGGCGCGTCATGGCTTTGGCCTTGCTTTTAATAGCTGCCGGAGCCGGCCTGACCCCTTGGATGCACGCAGCTTGGCAGTTGACCGTATTGTGGGGTATGGTTATCGGTACCGGAAGCGGTTTTTTGTCGCCGGTACTGGGCACAGTTGTCGCCAATCGGTGGTTTGTTAAACGCCGCGGGTTAGTTGTAGGAGTATTCAGTGCCGCCGGATCGGCCGGACAACTTATATTTCTTCCACTGTTTTCAAGATTACTCGAAATATACAGCTGGCAAATCGTAACCTGTTTCATTGCCTTTTCAGCTTTGCTTGTCATGGCGATTGTTGGTTTGATTATGCGGAATAATCCGAGTGATGTTGGACTTTTGCCATATGGCGCTGAGCCGGCAAGTGTAGTTGATTCCGCAGCTAAGGATAAAACGTTTGCGTTAGTATTTACAGGATTAAAAACCGCTTTATCCCGTAAGGACTTCTGGTTATTGTCAGGCAGTTTTTTGGTCTGCGGCGCCAGTAGCAACGGACTGATCGGGACCCATTTCATCCCTGCCTGTATGGATCACGGAATGCCGGAAATTATCGCTGCAGGGCTGTTATCGATATCCGGAATCTTTAATCTGCTGGGCGCAGTGGCTGCAGGCTGGCTTTCCGACAAATTCGATAATCGCTGGTTGTTATTCTGGTTCTACGTTCTGCGGGGAACAACCCTCGCCTGGCTGCCGTTTGAATTAGAGTCAGCCGGCTTTAATCTGGCAATTTTCATTGTCTTATACGGATTAGACTGGGCTGCGACTATACCGCCGACGATACGTCTGACCACCGATCTTTTTGGAAACCGGAGCGGAATTGTATTTGGCTGGATGATGACTATCCATCAACTGGGTGCAGCGGTTGCCGCGTTTTCCGGCGGTGCTTTTCATATCTTTTTTGGCAGTTATCAATGGTCTTTTATCGCCGGTGCAATACTTTGTTTAATTGCCGCCGGGCTGGTGATTAAGATTCGTAAATTTTGA
- a CDS encoding nitroreductase family protein, translating into MMLSDIVKANRSYRRFFEQETVTRDTLLTLVDYARLVPSGGNKQALRYYIACEQVLNGQIFAALGWAGYLKEWDGPVAGERPAAYIVLVQDKSYKMVTGFDAGIAAQTILLGATEIGLGGCMIGNIQHAKLQAVLNLADNFEILLVIALGKPKETVVIEKIEADDDIRYWRDEHQVHHVPKRQLKDIIIE; encoded by the coding sequence ATGATGCTCAGTGATATTGTAAAGGCAAACCGCAGCTATAGGCGATTCTTTGAACAGGAAACGGTTACGAGAGACACTTTGCTTACGCTTGTGGATTATGCCAGACTGGTTCCGTCAGGCGGCAACAAGCAGGCGCTTAGATATTATATCGCCTGTGAACAAGTCCTTAACGGACAAATTTTTGCTGCTTTAGGCTGGGCAGGCTATTTAAAAGAGTGGGATGGTCCTGTTGCCGGCGAAAGGCCGGCAGCCTATATTGTTCTTGTTCAGGATAAAAGCTATAAGATGGTGACCGGTTTCGACGCGGGTATTGCCGCTCAGACCATCTTGCTTGGAGCAACGGAAATAGGGCTGGGCGGATGTATGATCGGCAATATTCAACATGCAAAATTGCAGGCGGTATTAAACCTGGCGGACAACTTTGAGATATTGCTGGTGATTGCGCTGGGCAAACCCAAAGAAACGGTTGTTATCGAAAAAATTGAGGCCGATGACGATATCCGGTATTGGCGTGATGAACACCAGGTTCATCACGTGCCGAAACGGCAATTAAAAGATATAATAATAGAATAA
- a CDS encoding ShlB/FhaC/HecB family hemolysin secretion/activation protein → MHNTLKFIIIAREASMNKQGCCDAITRILKSNKARMALAAIILFSVTAICQAKEIDPADKEELKRRSQAEAWERQRKGQEKDVFLQQQSPAEKTTVLPPEEPSFLINDLVLEGDKVDHFSWAKNILNQYHGQRVGKQGINLIVKRLTEAFIDKGYVTTRIGIPEQDLSTGTLKLTLIPGTIRHIRFADPAMRGNWQTAFPTRPGDLLNLRNIEQGLEQMKRVPSQDVDFKIAPGGKPGESDILITLKQAKPWKLLFALDNSGSRETGKLQSSVTAAVDNLFGINDLFNVSFNKDVDREDQFHGTRGSSLYYSFPYGYWTFTLAANSYNYHQNIQGYNQTFTSSGKSDSQELRIQRLIRRDQTSKTSLEFRVSRKETRSYIDDTEIEVQRKKVTVAQAALLHRLYRGQTVIDAELAYKWGTPWFHAQTDLEYFPETTRYKIWTADINLTTPVKIGNREGRYSLELRGQTTRDTLFPSEFFSIGNRYTVRGFDGEQTLTAEQGWYLRNELGMPLNQKGDEVYLGLDYGRVYGPYTQYLAGTELAGMTLGFRGQVKNGSYDVFAGRPVKKPAGYKTENLTFGFNLTYLL, encoded by the coding sequence ATGCATAATACGCTAAAATTCATTATAATTGCCAGGGAGGCGAGCATGAACAAGCAAGGATGCTGTGATGCAATCACCAGAATTTTAAAATCAAATAAGGCCAGGATGGCCCTGGCGGCAATCATCCTATTTTCTGTCACCGCTATCTGCCAGGCCAAAGAAATCGACCCTGCCGACAAGGAAGAACTGAAACGGCGTTCCCAAGCGGAAGCCTGGGAACGGCAACGCAAGGGACAGGAGAAAGACGTATTTCTACAACAGCAGTCGCCGGCTGAGAAAACAACCGTTTTACCCCCCGAGGAACCCAGTTTCCTCATCAACGACCTTGTCCTCGAAGGAGACAAGGTCGATCACTTTTCGTGGGCCAAAAACATCCTCAACCAATATCACGGGCAGCGAGTCGGCAAACAAGGAATCAATCTCATAGTCAAGCGCCTGACCGAAGCCTTTATTGACAAAGGATACGTTACCACCCGCATCGGCATCCCGGAACAGGACCTGTCAACCGGCACCCTCAAACTCACCCTCATCCCCGGTACCATCCGGCACATCCGTTTCGCCGACCCGGCCATGCGCGGCAACTGGCAAACGGCTTTTCCCACCCGTCCCGGCGATCTCCTCAACCTTCGCAACATCGAACAAGGCCTGGAACAAATGAAACGAGTACCCTCTCAGGACGTGGACTTCAAAATCGCCCCTGGCGGCAAACCCGGCGAAAGCGACATCCTCATCACCCTGAAACAGGCTAAGCCCTGGAAACTCCTCTTTGCCCTGGACAACTCCGGCAGCCGGGAAACCGGCAAGCTGCAATCCTCGGTCACGGCCGCCGTGGACAACCTGTTCGGCATCAATGACCTCTTCAACGTATCCTTCAACAAGGACGTCGACCGGGAAGACCAATTCCACGGCACGCGGGGCAGCAGCCTCTACTACTCCTTTCCCTACGGCTACTGGACCTTTACCCTGGCAGCCAACAGCTACAACTACCACCAAAACATTCAAGGATATAACCAGACCTTCACCTCCTCCGGCAAGAGCGACAGCCAGGAACTGCGCATCCAGCGCCTGATCAGGCGGGATCAAACCAGCAAAACCAGTCTGGAATTCCGGGTCAGCCGCAAAGAAACCAGAAGCTATATTGACGACACCGAAATCGAAGTGCAGCGCAAAAAAGTAACCGTCGCCCAAGCAGCACTCCTGCACCGCTTATATCGCGGCCAGACGGTCATCGACGCCGAACTGGCCTACAAGTGGGGCACCCCCTGGTTTCATGCCCAAACGGACCTGGAATACTTCCCCGAAACCACCCGTTATAAAATCTGGACTGCCGATATCAACCTGACCACACCGGTGAAAATCGGCAACCGGGAAGGGCGGTACTCCCTGGAGCTGCGCGGCCAGACCACCAGGGACACCCTATTTCCCTCCGAGTTCTTCAGCATCGGCAACCGCTACACCGTGCGCGGCTTTGACGGCGAACAGACTCTGACCGCCGAGCAAGGCTGGTACCTGCGTAACGAACTGGGAATGCCGCTCAACCAAAAAGGGGACGAAGTCTATCTGGGCTTGGACTATGGCCGGGTTTACGGACCCTACACCCAATACCTGGCGGGAACCGAACTGGCCGGTATGACCCTGGGCTTTCGCGGCCAAGTCAAGAACGGCAGCTATGACGTCTTCGCCGGCCGGCCGGTGAAAAAACCGGCCGGCTACAAAACCGAAAATCTTACCTTTGGCTTTAATCTTACCTATCTCCTGTAA
- a CDS encoding GNAT family N-acetyltransferase — protein sequence MSSVKYRETTMDDLDLLVKLRIDFILDIKPCNDSRLIAEVSRLTKDYFSGLIAKNQYFGFIGFIDEKTVCGAGLFVYSLPPLYQPIIRTQGHVLNVFTYPEYRSKGYGKGLMDFIIEKAKEKQISRLFLNATKMGEPLYGKCGFAEPEDKAMILRLI from the coding sequence ATGAGTTCAGTTAAGTATAGAGAGACAACCATGGATGATTTGGATTTGTTGGTAAAATTAAGAATCGATTTTATCCTCGATATTAAACCATGTAATGATAGTCGTTTGATTGCAGAAGTAAGCCGCCTTACAAAAGATTATTTTTCCGGCCTTATTGCCAAAAATCAATATTTTGGCTTTATCGGTTTTATTGATGAAAAGACTGTTTGTGGGGCCGGATTGTTTGTTTACAGTTTACCGCCATTATATCAGCCAATAATCCGAACCCAAGGTCATGTATTAAATGTCTTTACTTATCCGGAATACAGGAGTAAAGGCTACGGCAAAGGACTAATGGACTTTATAATTGAAAAGGCCAAAGAAAAGCAAATAAGCAGGTTGTTTCTCAATGCAACAAAAATGGGAGAACCGCTATATGGAAAATGTGGGTTCGCCGAGCCGGAAGATAAGGCGATGATATTGCGCCTGATTTAA